The following proteins are co-located in the Sphingomonas panacis genome:
- a CDS encoding FecR family protein, producing MADNKQPEGMPRMDQLTREGALWFARMRGPDAESYRPEFERWLTLGASHRDAYDRAGEIFALGRFLAAQGNEGASEANDNEPVRPKWRWTGLAASILIAVGVGSWFLGGEMRSPAYRPVQVAQSEGAATSERQIYDTVVGGRRNIRLADGSVVDLDEGSELATDFTNARRELNLKRGRARFEVAHEGRPFVVFAGGGSVTARGTVFDVILGGNKRVTVRLLRGVVDVERPQGPKDGRDNAAVARLEPGEVLSFAAVAPTILPVSLGKPGIEPAALNPGQPVIREYERTPLSAVVAEANRDSATSIRLADPSIGTMRVSGRFRVDNADQVADRLAVLFDLDVERTKSDEITLHKK from the coding sequence ATGGCTGACAACAAACAGCCGGAAGGTATGCCTCGCATGGATCAGCTGACGCGCGAAGGGGCGCTATGGTTCGCCCGAATGCGCGGCCCTGATGCCGAGAGCTATCGCCCCGAGTTCGAACGCTGGCTCACGCTCGGCGCTTCACACCGCGATGCGTACGACCGGGCGGGCGAAATCTTTGCGCTTGGGCGGTTTCTGGCCGCACAGGGAAATGAGGGCGCGAGCGAGGCCAACGACAATGAGCCCGTCCGACCAAAATGGAGATGGACCGGATTAGCGGCGAGCATTCTCATTGCCGTCGGTGTTGGAAGTTGGTTCCTCGGCGGCGAGATGCGGAGCCCCGCATATCGGCCCGTCCAGGTGGCTCAATCGGAAGGCGCCGCCACCTCGGAGCGGCAAATCTACGACACGGTGGTCGGTGGTCGGCGCAACATTCGCCTAGCTGACGGATCGGTTGTCGATCTCGACGAAGGGAGTGAGCTGGCGACGGACTTCACGAACGCCAGACGCGAGCTGAACCTCAAGCGAGGTCGCGCGCGATTCGAGGTCGCGCATGAAGGACGTCCGTTCGTGGTGTTTGCCGGAGGGGGAAGCGTCACCGCACGCGGTACGGTCTTCGATGTCATTCTTGGCGGCAACAAGCGCGTCACCGTAAGATTGCTGCGAGGGGTGGTTGACGTCGAGAGGCCGCAAGGCCCGAAAGACGGTCGAGACAATGCCGCAGTCGCGCGATTGGAACCCGGCGAAGTCCTGAGTTTCGCAGCGGTAGCGCCAACGATCCTTCCAGTCAGCTTGGGAAAACCCGGGATCGAGCCAGCGGCGCTCAACCCCGGACAACCGGTCATCCGGGAGTATGAGCGAACCCCATTGTCCGCTGTCGTTGCCGAGGCCAACAGGGATTCCGCGACTTCTATTCGGCTCGCAGATCCCAGCATCGGCACGATGAGGGTCAGCGGACGGTTCCGCGTCGACAATGCCGATCAGGTTGCCGATCGCTTGGCGGTGCTGTTCGACCTCGATGTCGAACGGACCAAATCGGATGAAATCACCCTCCACAAAAAATAG
- a CDS encoding TonB-dependent receptor yields the protein MAPTATAFAQAQRRVEYQIDAGDLGDALKAVSRQSGKEIIFTSEAILGRTAPALHGAYNADEAVRALLRGSNLVAQFRKDVIIIRGRSEPSGDLADRSAVPTDIVVTGSRIRGGEPVSPVVVATRSQIEKQGMSDLGTFARSLVQNYSGGQNPSIPGGGQGTSENVSSSSTLNFRGIGPDATLTLFNGHRVAYDAMSQGVDISAIPLAALDRVEIVTDGSSALYGSDAVGGVANVIFRKDYDGATVSARLGGSTDGGDIEQQYNIVTGKRWSGGGLMVAYDFRHVTPITARQRSYTQSNDPSETLQSGERQHSLVGVGHQRITEQLSFEFDGQFNDRSSRLCVNYTETDGCHGTGADIHIHTRSWTASPSLKLALPNKWDVRLGSVVGESRAEQLADVALGGSPYLAQRGIYTNRVQSIEASAEGPLFSLPGGSARLALGGGVRKSKFILYIASLENGNAVPVQHLVNDRTTGYGYGEISLPVISQRNNVPFVSRLSFTAALRYENVGHVGEVATPKFGVIYAPIRDIAFKFSWGKSFKAPTQYQSSRPRSGYSQIGETAYFPPSPAPGTVLYVSGGNPDLKPERATSWTATVSLTPSIADKLRIDASYFRIDYRSRAVSPIPQNSLAFDPIYSAYVTQNPSREQVISALAGITTLFDQGGGDPRTANVVAIVTNYLQNAAIQKIDGVDLTMDYSLPAGPRDRVNLHASASYLESEQQLSATQPIVQLAGILYRPPHWRGSTSIEWQHSSLSVTGVLSYIGGSLDNRVPPHVRVGSYKSLDLIAQYETGATLGPFSNISISVSALNIFNEKPAFIRTTSEGGYHYDASNYPITGRFLSLTIAKSF from the coding sequence TTGGCACCGACCGCCACAGCATTTGCGCAAGCGCAGCGCCGCGTCGAATACCAGATTGATGCCGGGGACTTGGGTGACGCCCTCAAGGCCGTGAGCCGCCAATCCGGCAAGGAAATCATTTTCACCTCCGAGGCAATACTGGGACGGACGGCGCCCGCGCTTCACGGAGCCTATAATGCAGATGAGGCCGTCCGGGCGTTGCTGCGCGGCTCCAATCTCGTCGCGCAGTTCCGCAAGGATGTCATAATCATTCGGGGGCGATCCGAGCCGTCGGGGGATCTAGCCGATCGCTCGGCGGTACCGACTGATATCGTGGTGACGGGATCACGCATCCGCGGGGGCGAGCCGGTTTCGCCGGTCGTGGTCGCCACGCGGAGCCAGATCGAAAAGCAGGGCATGAGCGATCTGGGTACATTCGCACGCAGCTTGGTTCAAAACTATTCAGGCGGTCAAAATCCAAGCATCCCAGGCGGCGGACAGGGGACTTCCGAAAACGTCAGCTCATCCTCGACTTTGAATTTCCGAGGGATAGGACCTGATGCAACGCTCACCCTCTTCAATGGCCATCGCGTGGCTTATGATGCGATGAGTCAAGGCGTAGACATTTCCGCGATCCCTCTCGCGGCCTTGGATCGCGTGGAAATCGTCACGGACGGCTCGTCTGCTCTCTATGGTTCAGACGCAGTAGGCGGGGTGGCCAATGTCATATTCCGCAAAGATTATGATGGCGCAACCGTATCCGCACGGCTCGGCGGCTCGACAGATGGCGGCGACATTGAGCAACAATATAACATCGTGACCGGTAAGCGATGGTCCGGCGGCGGCCTCATGGTCGCTTACGATTTCCGACACGTAACCCCCATTACGGCCAGACAACGCTCGTACACGCAAAGCAACGATCCGTCAGAAACGCTACAAAGCGGTGAACGGCAGCACAGCCTGGTCGGCGTCGGGCATCAAAGGATTACGGAGCAACTATCATTCGAGTTCGACGGACAGTTCAACGACCGATCCAGCCGGCTCTGCGTCAATTACACCGAGACCGACGGCTGCCATGGAACAGGCGCCGACATACACATCCATACGCGTTCCTGGACAGCTTCGCCGAGCTTGAAGCTTGCCCTCCCGAACAAATGGGATGTCAGGCTTGGCTCCGTCGTTGGCGAGAGCCGAGCTGAGCAACTCGCGGACGTCGCGCTGGGGGGATCGCCGTATCTGGCGCAAAGGGGCATCTACACCAATCGCGTGCAATCCATAGAGGCAAGCGCGGAGGGCCCGCTCTTCAGCTTGCCCGGAGGCAGCGCCCGTCTTGCTTTGGGAGGCGGCGTCCGAAAATCAAAGTTCATCCTCTATATTGCGTCGCTGGAGAACGGAAACGCTGTCCCCGTGCAGCATTTGGTGAACGACAGAACCACCGGCTACGGTTACGGCGAGATATCTCTTCCGGTCATATCGCAGAGGAACAATGTACCTTTTGTAAGTCGTTTGAGTTTCACGGCGGCGCTACGCTATGAGAACGTAGGACATGTCGGTGAGGTTGCTACACCCAAATTCGGCGTGATCTATGCTCCAATCCGCGACATCGCATTTAAGTTTAGTTGGGGTAAGTCTTTCAAAGCGCCTACGCAATATCAGTCCAGCCGCCCCAGGAGCGGCTATTCTCAGATCGGCGAGACAGCCTATTTTCCTCCCAGCCCCGCGCCGGGCACCGTGCTCTACGTGTCCGGAGGCAATCCCGATCTGAAGCCCGAGCGCGCAACAAGCTGGACGGCCACGGTATCTCTGACCCCTTCAATCGCCGACAAACTGCGAATTGATGCAAGCTATTTCCGAATTGACTATCGGTCGCGCGCCGTGTCACCGATCCCACAAAACTCGCTGGCATTCGATCCGATCTACAGCGCCTATGTAACGCAGAATCCCAGCAGAGAGCAGGTCATATCTGCGCTTGCCGGAATAACCACACTCTTCGATCAAGGCGGTGGTGATCCGAGGACCGCGAACGTCGTCGCGATCGTCACCAATTATTTGCAAAATGCAGCTATTCAAAAGATCGATGGCGTCGATCTCACGATGGATTATAGCTTGCCGGCCGGGCCGCGGGACCGCGTCAATTTGCACGCTTCAGCGAGCTATCTCGAGAGCGAGCAGCAGCTAAGCGCCACTCAACCGATCGTACAACTCGCGGGAATCTTGTATCGGCCCCCTCACTGGCGGGGGTCCACCTCGATCGAGTGGCAGCACTCCAGTCTGTCAGTGACCGGGGTCCTGTCCTACATTGGCGGCTCGCTCGACAATCGAGTGCCCCCTCATGTGCGGGTCGGCTCCTATAAATCGCTTGATCTGATCGCTCAATATGAG